In Coffea arabica cultivar ET-39 chromosome 9e, Coffea Arabica ET-39 HiFi, whole genome shotgun sequence, the genomic window CAAAATCCatacatcaccattctcacacatttcatccaataatcaaaccgatctcataaatttagtacatattagaattataatatctaatagACAAAACgaaatttcatgataattttgagtacatcaccATTCTCACGCATTTCATCCTTTTACAACATAACAAACACAAGGATAATAAGTATTTGGCAACTTTCTCAACTTTCTTAAGGATGTTATGGTACAAGATTACATCCCAAATGAGTCGACTGTGGAATCAAGTCCGAAAAAGAATTGAACAGAGTTAATAATTTCCAGAGAAAGTATAACCAAAATaatcttgaaaacttttccccaACTTTCTTACATCTTTGGAATAGATCTTATGGCATTaaaggtgatgaaaaagaaaaataaatttcttgcactaaaataaaaagagacaaatttaagagacataattgcaataaaataaataaataaatgaaagacacAAATGTTTTAATTATCTAGCTAACAGAAAATTGGAGCTCCAAACACAAATCTTTGATTGAATTGGTGAAAAAATTGCAGGAAAGATCGATGGAGgtagaataaaaatgaaaaagaatgaaagggatgaacaatttttatgatagagtttcacaaatttttctttgttttgttcaTTTGGTTCAGGTTTCACCAAGAATATTTGCTTTTTTTAGACAAGATGAGAAGAGGCGGATCATATGAGATTAGAATATGAGGTTGTGAGTCACTTCACTTACACTTaggattaaaaattataaaatgagCGCTAAagttttaatatttatataatataccctGCGGGGTCGCGTCCGTATCCGTTTTTTGCTGGTACTCAACCCACATTTGCCCCGCTAAGAAAAATCGGATCGGATATCCTATTTTTTTGTTCGGATCAGATCGGGTTTTCGAATCGGCAGatttttttgcccacccctagttGAAATGACTAAAAGTCAAATTTTGTGTACTACTTTAGCCCTGCTTGGGATTGTGGTGTGTTTATAACAAAAGCGCTTTTAAGTACTAAAAGTACTTATAAAATGTTTGATAACTAGTTTTCCGTAACTTAAAGCATTCaatttttggtaatttgaaAACACTTTTGTTAAAAGCACTTATATGAAAAGAACTTTTTTATAAATCACCGCAATCCCAAACGAGATCTTAACTAAAGAAGAGACGTAAAAACTTCTACATTCAATATAGAAAGGTAAATATACCGTCTTTCATTCTAACTGACTTTTATGAGGACTTTACACTAAAACCTTCATTGGCCATGGGTCTAATTTATGCCAATTATTTTCTgagtgaatgagaaaagcaaaaatggcTGCTGGGGTACTTTTGCGAGTGTACCTAGGGGTGACAAAGGAGAATCAATAGAGAGTTACAAAATGTTTTTCCATGACTTTTGCATTTGCTTTGTTTCTTAGCTTTAATAAACTTGGAAAGTAATTAATTTGGAGGCAAAGGAGTTCATAAAAGGGTGGTAGGATTCAGCTTTGATATCAAATTTTCCATattgagtgaaaatattttatttaaaacTAGTGTCACAAGCTAAGAGGTGTTTAATGTCTTAACGGATATACAAAAATATCAATTCTCAAAGGGGCTCGAGACAAATAAAAAATCTAACAGTTCTAGGCACTTGGTAAAATCATCAAAGCCTCTTATAGTTTTAACTCGTCATATTTACAGAGTGATCATATTATCCTGCAATAGAGTTTAGAGTTTGGACAACTAAAATTGGCCAATGTTTTTTATAGTAGATAAGccaaattgcccaaaaatctaATAGTTTGGCCTATGTTCAAACGTTCATTTGCTCGTAAATCAATACAACATCTCAGGGTCAAATGACAGTGCATCAGGATGTATTAGATTGAAAGCTGCACTTCAATGTTGCAAAGTATCTAACATTGCAGGATATGGTACAGCTGCACGAGATGGGAGAAACCAAAATTTAATGGGATGGGCTATCAGAGAAGGGATGACCCGCAACCATATTCATCAGCAGGCTGAAGCTCTCAAATATGTGCTTATCAAAGCAGTTGagtaaggatttttttttttctgtttctgaCACGATAGATTCTATACTATAACTACTCCTACTCTACACCAAAGGAAAAGGGAACCCAAAGAAATCAAGGGGAATCCGGTGAATCACCACCCAGATCTAAGCAGTTGAGCAAGGATGGAGGATCATCAAAGTGGAAGTCCCAAAGAAAGATCTCCTGAAGCAAATTCAAGGGAAGAAAGCTATGGATACATAGGTTGCAACCCTACCACTAGTTATCCAGGAACTAAGTATAATGGCTTATAAAATACACCTTTTGTCTGAATGAATTAAACAAGAGTGATCTTAGTTATTATTCTAGTGCTTAAGCCTTGGGCTACTACCAAGACGTGGAATGGGTTAATCCCAATCTACGGTGCTAAATGCATAATTGTACAGAAATTTGAGCGTTTGCTCAAACTGTGTATACTTTTGACCAATCATTACAACTTATTgtttgaaccaaaaaaaataaagagattcgagtcaaataatttcaaatcTAACAATTCTAATTCTAGGCACTTGATAAAATTATCAAACAACCCCTTATAGTTTTAGCTGGTCATGTCTACAAAGTGATCACACTATACTACACTAGAGTTTAGAGTTTAGACAATTAAAATAGGCCAAAGTTTTTTATAGTAGATAAGTCAAATTGCCAAAAAATTTAATAGTTTTGGCCAATTGTTAAATATTCATTCATTCGTAAATCAATACAAAAAATGTAAGAGTTTGGTGAAGTCATAGACTATTATTGATGTGGTTGGTCTTGGATCACGGACTCTAAATGTGATTTCAAATGTCTAATGGTGTAACCCATTCAACCATAATGATGTGGTGAAATTCAACCATCAATGTCTTAGCAGATTAATTAATGCAGTTCAATTTTGTATGCATGATTAAGgcctttagcttcgaaatgctaTAGGGCactgatttccaaaacgaaatTGGATCCGGACGGCTTGACATTACTAATAAAGAATGCGAAGAAAAGGTACAAGTATGAGTGCTTACATGTCCCCCAAGCAAATGTGAACAAACGAATTACGCTTCTATGCTAATTTTATACATCGTATATGCTTTTTCAAATTGGATTCTTCTAAATTTCAACCCCATTTATCGTCTTCTTTGCATATGTTTGTATGCTTGAAAGCAAAATGCCTATTAGTTAGTAGAAATGTCAATGGAGTCGAACCAATCCAAGCTCGTCACGTTCGGCCAGAAAAAAAGCTCATTAAGCCtaagttttaagttttaattgAATTGGATAGAGATTGAACCAAAATATTAGATTCAAATTAAATGTGAATTGAGCTTGGGCTATATTAGGCTCAAACTCAATTAAAGCCCAACCATATATGAATATAATTATATGcgtaaaatatatataataatatctataatttataattatctATATGATTTATAAAGGAAAAAGAGGGGGTTTGAGGTAAACAAAAATTTGTTACTTTGTATACTTCTTAAATTACCCTTGATGATGAGGAAACTTTTGGTATAAACAAAAATCTATCTATCTTTGATAACTACCCACTACCAACATGATTTTTTACCAAGTAACATGTATTTTTTCATATTCTATTTTTCAACTTATTCAGTAAATCTTAATTTTAATTAGCAACTACCAATTATGGTTATGAATAACTATCAAATAACTTCTTTTTAtaacttttattttgttgaatttttaacatatgtattttcaaaatataaaaccaattttcttaaaaatgatTTCAATAAATATACTCAAAATACTTCACAAATATTTTTCTATTAGTAGCACGCACATTAGTGTGTGCCTTGAAGACTAGTATATATTATGACATAAaatgttaataatttatatataaatttgtattaattcataattataaaatatatatgatATATAATTATGAATCTGAGCCAAGTTTGATTTGAACTTGAAACTCATATAATAGTGTGAGCTGAATTTGACCCATTTTAATATGAGATCGAAGCTCGAAAATTCGAACCCGAAAATCCATATAACTTGTGAGTCGAATTTGGGCTTGCTGAAATCTCTGGTTCAAAAAGCACAATTGACATCTTTAGGAACAATTTTGTAGTCCCTTTAAAGTACTATTCTCTCAACTTATATCTTTTAATAATGATGAGGCTGAAAACACTTTGTATTTTAAGTCATtaaaacttttacaatttaaagATAAAAACACTTATTTCACCATTCAATGGTGAATTTAGCTTGAGAATATGATATCTAAAAGGGCATACATAATCTCCTTTATAGAATCTTCTTGATTTAAAATCAAACCATGCTTAGTGTTCAAATCTTTTaccaatatttaaaaaaaatcaaaatcctaCTAGTTACATTTTGCAGAAATTATtgtatttaattctttttcgTCGAACGGTGCATGTTAATAACCCCGAAAACATATAAAATTGGCATTTGCTTTTGTTTATTTGCCCCTCTTCAAACTATGATTTTTGCCCCCCTCATACAATAACTATAAAAGGGACAACATTGGTTTCTAACACACGATCCATAGTCTATAAAGATCCAAAATCCTTTCTTGGTGACCAACTTATTGAAGGCAAGCTGGTCCTTTTTCAAACTATGATGCTTGTGCATTAAAATCATTTTGAAGCCCCTCCATAAAATTTTACAGAAAAGCAAAGTATACATTAATACATATTTTTTTGATTAATTACTGACATTTACATTATTCCTATTTTAATCTACACTATCGAGGACCCAATTGAACTATTGGCGATAATCTCACATTTAGATCAAAGGGATATATTACTACTAGCTCTTTGAATTTTACTACAAAATACCTGATTTACAGCCGGACATGTATGTTATGCTTCTTCACCTGATGGTCTTCTTCCTAAGCCAGTTGGTTTACATCACCCATTTGATCATGTTCTGCATTTTCTACCGTAAACATACATGTCATCGCGATTGattgaactatttttttttttttttttttgctgacgGAGTgggtgttcgggtcaatccttGCGGgacccgactaatcccactccGGCCCGGGAAGAGAGACCCCATCCCCCGAACACGATAATCACGGGACTCGGACCATTGCGGGCACTGGACACCAGCTCCTAAGGATACTTGCTGAGACCAACTGAATTACCCATGAGGGGCAGACAATTTGGTGGGAGTCAAGGTTGAACCTGACCTCCCACCCCATCAGGAGAGGCGGTGTGGTTAATTGATTGAACTATTTATTGAACCAAAATAAAATATCTACATTTTACATGCGGATCATTTGCATTGCTGGCGTGACAATAATTACATTAGCGTGCCAAATCGAGCGAGGATTGGGTGGCCCGATCTAGACAGTTGATTTTAAGtttactttctcttttttcttttttctatttgaaAAAACTAAAGATCTTTAACGGCCCAAATTAATTAGTACTCCAACAAAACCAAGTTCTCCCTCCGGCGAAGGCCGAAAGAAGCAATCAAACCAAAATAAAGCTAGAAAATAATAAGACGACGACAGCAACCAGAAcgagaaggaagaaatgcagaccctttctctttcttctacCTCCTCTGCATTTTCTCTGTCTCTCCCGAACAAAAGATTGGTCACTTTCAAGACGAAGTGTCATGCTCCTCAGTCTTGTTACTCTTACCGCCGTCAACAGTATTCTCACACTCTTCAGCTAAATCAGCAACAACAGCCCGCCTCTACTTTTCTTGGCTTTAATCCCTTAAGGTACTAGAATATGAAGAACTGCATGCTTCTCTGCGTAGAGATGATTGAGTGAACAAAGGCTGAACTTATGagatttttttgggtttttgctGTTGAATCGTGGGTTTGTTCTGAAAAATCTGTTTATGCAACTGATGCAGAGTTTTTGTTTTATTGCAAAAGAGTTTCAAGATTTTGTGTGGGTTTTTGGCTGTGGGTTCTTGGGGTGGTGTTCCAATGTTTGGTGGTGTAATCAGGGTTAAATTTGTAAGACTGTTTTTTGTGGGTTTTTGGTGCTGATCCTTGGGTTACTTTTGGCTATTTTGTTTATCTGATGCAGAGTTTTAGTTTGGTTGTgagtttttaagtttttttttgtcGGTTTTGACTGGGGATTCTTGGGATTATGCTATAactgtttgttttgtttgtgtGATGCAGAGTTTCGGAAAATGGCAAAAAGGTTGTGGatgtgatgatgaagaagaaaaggagtcACGGGTTGAGTGCAGTTTGCTATGCTGCCTCTCTTACTACTACTAATCTCGAATGGGTTGCTGCTGTTTGTACTGCGTAAACTTCTCTTTGCACCTTTGTTTTGATTGTTAATTGTGGATTTTTGAGACTAGATGTCCAATTGAATTTTCATGAAGTTCGAATCCTGATGATCGGATGAAGTGAGATTTGGAATTAGATAGTTTTTTCGATGATTAAGGTGAAAACAAATTAATTTGTTGTTGTGTCGTAAGTGGCAAATtggattgaaaattttgtttattaCATTGCATAGTTTTTTTGATGATTAAGGTGAAAACAAATTAATTTGTTGTTGTGTCGTTAGTGGCAAATtggattgaaaattttgtttattataTTGCTAGAATTTGGTTTTGgtgcctatatatatatattaagaaATCGAAGAGAAAGGTAGTGTTAGATATTaaatgaatttgaaagtttaattgAATAAAGTTACGTGTGACAACTGTGAGCACTGTGCATTCTCAAAGATGTACATTTcatcaaaacatgcaatcaaatTGGAGCGCATATGACACGGTTATGTTGTTGTGAATGTGGTTTTTAATTTTAACTGATGAGGAAAAGCAGAACAATTGTGTTTAGTGTTTGCATAGGCTTGAAAGCTATCTTCTTTTGAGGATTTCATCAGTAGCTctcaatttttgttcttttgtcttttgttaATGCATTTTCCTTGGGCTTCACTCTGAAAAGTCCATTGCATGGCTACTCTTCAAAGTGGAAGGCAATTTTTTTAGTGAATCTCCTGTAGAATGTAGTTTcatttctaatatggatgacAAATTTGTTTGCTTCAGTTACAAGAGAAcaacaaaattttattcttGCCAAGTGCCATGCACTAACCAACTTATTTTGTGAATCCCACTACATGGATAAAATTCTCCTTGCAGAATTCTAACGCTTTCCAGGGGCACTCCTATTCACAAGTCATTTCTTGTTCCTTTGTTCGCTTTACAAGCTCCTAACAGCATTGTCTCATGGATCAGGTTAACTCTTCTTTAGCAGATTGTATCCTGCTTTTTACATTGGTCATTGTGTGTatctaaatttgaaattatttgattattAAGTTTCAGTCTTACTGAACTAAAAGAAAGTCGATGTGCAGGGGGGAGTATGGATATTGGACTGCATTCTTGGCTCTTCTTGTCCGTCTCTTTTTCTCCATCCCAGGTAAGTAATTCTTGTTCTCTAGCTTAtacattattttcttttgtatGGCTATGTTATTTAGATGATTCGGGAGATTTCCCTGGAATTTTCTGGTGGCTCTATAGGTAGTTTCTGTTAGGCACTTTTTAAGGTGGTTTAAGTGAAGTCTGTGAACAAGATGGAATCCTTCTTTATTATGGCGGTTGAGGTACATcaaatttgtttaattttgggGTAGTCTATTGAAAATTTACGATGTTGTTTCTATTCAACCTCAAATTTAAGAAACTAACAAGTGAAGATTATAAGTTTGCAGTAGTATTATCCATAAATTAATGGTGTATTTTGCATTAACGACTGAAGGGATTTAACTATGACCTGGTAAAAAAGTTTAACCTTTGAAATATAAGAAGCTTGATTCTATTTGTCAGGGGCATTTTTAACGCAGATTTTTGTTTTGCTACATTTTGCAACGGTCCAGACACAATTTGGATCTAACGGACAGCATGAATGTCTGGATCtaaaaaattactaataaaaGTTTGAACTTGAAGATTATGGAGAAGGACTTGGAGCTAGAAGTAAgacaaattgaagaaaaaatagtATGGATTACATTTCCTCGGTGAATAATGATGCAACTAAATCAGGTGATAATGTTGCTTCATTTTGACATTGGAGGTCATATATCTGTGGGCCTATAGAGGATACGCTGTACACCTATTGCAGAAGCCTCATGCCATGTATTTTTTTGTACAAGTGAAATTTAAACAGTCTCCACATAATTTCTGCTACTGGAGAGATATTTCATTTGCATACTTATTAGCTTACATCTTAATTAGATCAAATCTATCTCAATTTGATCTGAGCCCATCATAATAAGATCGCAAATATTAAAATATACCGCAATGATAGATTTGGACATTGTTCAAATCAGATTCAAGTAAATGATAAGCCAGTCGACTTTTCTCTGCATTACTTTTAGAGGATTTGTTTCTTGAGACATTGAgtcatactttttttttgttttcaggGGAACTTGAGTTGCTTTTTATAGCACTACTTCTGGTAATTGTGGCACCCTACCAAGTTATGAACCTAAGGTTAGTAAAAGTATGTATAAGGGTTTTTTAGTTTGTAGTGCATCCTCATTTTGTGGAAACTGGTACATGTCTCTTTTGGTTGTTTCTGGCAGGGGAAAGCAGGAAGGTGTTATTATCTCCTTGATAATTGCGGCTTATCTGGCTTTCCAGCA contains:
- the LOC113710380 gene encoding cold-regulated 413 inner membrane protein 1, chloroplastic-like; this translates as MQTLSLSSTSSAFSLSLPNKRLVTFKTKCHAPQSCYSYRRQQYSHTLQLNQQQQPASTFLGFNPLRVSENGKKVVDVMMKKKRSHGLSAVCYAASLTTTNLEWVAAVCTAILTLSRGTPIHKSFLVPLFALQAPNSIVSWIRGEYGYWTAFLALLVRLFFSIPGELELLFIALLLVIVAPYQVMNLRGKQEGVIISLIIAAYLAFQHFSRAGSLRRAFDQGSVIASLAISCIVVVPCLLLI